The Francisella hispaniensis FSC454 genome includes the window TGGTGGAAACCATCCTAACCATATTGAAAATATTAAAATTAATAAAGAAGCAATTACATATTCAGGTAAAGAAACTAATATTGAGCTTAAACTATTATGGTTATTACTGATTCTATTTTGTTGCCATTGGTTAAATGTATATAAAACACTAATAAAAGTTAGTATAAATGTTATAACAAGTGAGCATCCCATTAGCAATAATGATATTTTAGCTGCATTCAAGATACTCTGCATGACAGAAGAACCATCGACCCAAGAAGTCCCTAAGTCTCCATGACATATATGTATTAACCGATCCCATAAACGCTCCATTGCATTTTGACCTAGCTCTAGATCATCACGAACTGCCTGAAGAGCTTCATTTGTCATTAACTGTTGAACACCTGAACGTGCACGCAAAATAGCTTGTGCAGGATCAATACCAGCAATATCAGGCATTAAACTCACTAGCATAACAATAAAACAAAGTGATAATAAGCGTGATAACCAAGTCATTTAATTATTTATCTCAGTAAATTGATCAATTAATCGACGTTCTCGTGGATCACGTTGAACATTTTTAACTCTATTATTTTCGCCTTGAATCACGCGTTCATGTAATAGAGGAATAGCTGCATATTGTTCAAGAATTTTATTTTCTGCTTCAATTATAGCCTTCTGGCGCAAGTCACCTAGAGGTTGACTATCTGCATGTTTTAGAGCGATATCTACATCTTCAGAACAAAATTGACTAAGATTAAATGAACCATTACAACTAAAATCACTTTGCATATATGCCACAGGATCACCAGAATCAAGAACTGTAGCGCGTGATAATAAGAATGCATCAAATTTACCAGCTAACGCATCTTTTTCAATTTGTGCATATTCACGTACATCAAGCTCAACAACAAAGCTAACTGCTTCAAGCTGTTGTTTGAGTAATACTGCAACTTCTGGTAACTCTGCTCGGTCAGTAAAAGTACCAATGGTAATTCTTTCACCACTAGCATGTTCTTGTTTAATATTATCAACTCTTGGATTCTGTTCTCGAATTGGTTCTGCCCATGCTAATGCAGGACCTAATAAACCCTTAGCTAAATCAGCATGGTTTTCATAAACTATATTTATTATCTGTTTTGAATTAATAGCTTTAGCCACTGCTTTACGTAGACCAATTTGGCTAAACGCTTTAGATTTATTATTCAGGTAAAGTGTATTAGTTCGAGGCATTGCTACTTCGTGAAGTTTAGAAGAATCAATCATTGCTAATTGAGATACAGGGACTGCTTCTACTACATCAGCT containing:
- a CDS encoding ABC transporter substrate-binding protein, producing the protein MSEIRLAMMQPPRTGLSPLSDDAFKLSRWSTAETLVNLNDQSIAEPMLARKWEQINPLTWLFSIRKDVKFHDGSELDAHAVVNSLQKALDAAPKPRILDGINWKVKVVDDFTVEIQTTFNDPLLPSRLSSPQLAILASKAYKDDGRVIPIEAGTGPFVLTDINGQISAKLKRFDSYWGEKAKINNIFAEYVPNGFARASALRTNKADVVEAVPVSQLAMIDSSKLHEVAMPRTNTLYLNNKSKAFSQIGLRKAVAKAINSKQIINIVYENHADLAKGLLGPALAWAEPIREQNPRVDNIKQEHASGERITIGTFTDRAELPEVAVLLKQQLEAVSFVVELDVREYAQIEKDALAGKFDAFLLSRATVLDSGDPVAYMQSDFSCNGSFNLSQFCSEDVDIALKHADSQPLGDLRQKAIIEAENKILEQYAAIPLLHERVIQGENNRVKNVQRDPRERRLIDQFTEINN